Proteins co-encoded in one Streptomyces roseochromogenus subsp. oscitans DS 12.976 genomic window:
- the galK gene encoding galactokinase encodes MGAQQVAERFAELYGAQPEGVWAAPGRVNLIGEHTDYNDGFVMPFALPHETIAAVSRRDDGLLRLHSADVEGGVAELSPDALAPGSDDAWTAYPAGVVWALREAGHEVTGADVHLSSTVPTGAGLSSSAALEVVIALALNDLYDLGLRRWKLARLCQRAENVYVGAPTGIMDQTASACCEAGHALFLDTCDLSQRQIPFDLAAEGLRLLVVDTQVKHAHSGGEYGKRRAGCEKGAALLGVDALRDIPYAGLDAALARLGDEEETVRLVRHIVTENHRVERVVDLLEAGDTRAIGPVLTEGHASLRDDFHISCPELDLVVDTALGAGALGARMTGGGFGGSAIVLAEASDVDTQTKAIEEAFAAAAFKTPRLFEAVPSAGARRLV; translated from the coding sequence GTGGGGGCACAGCAGGTCGCGGAGCGCTTCGCCGAGCTGTACGGCGCACAGCCGGAGGGGGTGTGGGCGGCGCCCGGCCGGGTCAACCTGATCGGCGAGCACACCGACTACAACGACGGCTTCGTGATGCCGTTCGCGCTGCCGCACGAGACGATCGCGGCGGTCTCGCGCCGGGACGACGGCCTCCTGCGCCTGCACTCGGCGGACGTCGAGGGCGGCGTGGCGGAGCTGTCGCCGGATGCTCTGGCGCCCGGGAGCGACGACGCCTGGACGGCGTACCCGGCGGGCGTGGTCTGGGCCCTGCGCGAGGCGGGCCACGAGGTCACCGGCGCGGACGTCCACCTGTCCTCCACGGTCCCGACCGGCGCCGGCCTGTCGTCGTCCGCGGCCCTGGAGGTCGTGATCGCCCTCGCCCTGAACGACCTGTACGACCTCGGCCTGCGACGCTGGAAGCTGGCCCGGCTGTGCCAGCGCGCCGAGAACGTCTACGTCGGCGCGCCGACCGGGATCATGGACCAGACGGCGTCGGCCTGCTGCGAGGCGGGCCACGCGCTCTTCCTGGACACCTGTGACCTGTCCCAGCGGCAGATCCCCTTCGACCTCGCGGCCGAGGGCCTGCGCCTGCTGGTCGTGGACACCCAGGTCAAGCACGCGCACAGCGGCGGCGAGTACGGCAAGCGCCGGGCCGGCTGCGAGAAGGGCGCCGCTCTGCTCGGCGTCGACGCCCTGCGGGACATCCCGTACGCCGGCCTGGACGCGGCGCTGGCCCGGCTCGGCGACGAGGAGGAGACCGTCCGTCTGGTCCGCCACATCGTGACGGAGAACCACCGGGTCGAGCGCGTCGTGGACCTCCTCGAGGCCGGCGACACCCGCGCCATCGGCCCGGTCCTCACCGAGGGCCACGCCTCCCTGCGCGACGACTTCCATATCTCCTGCCCGGAGCTGGACCTGGTCGTCGACACGGCGTTGGGAGCGGGGGCGCTGGGCGCACGCATGACCGGCGGCGGCTTCGGCGGCTCGGCGATCGTCCTGGCGGAGGCGTCGGACGTCGACACCCAGACCAAGGCGATCGAAGAGGCCTTCGCGGCGGCGGCCTTCAAGACCCCGCGCCTCTTCGAGGCGGTGCCTTCGGCGGGGGCGCGGCGGCTGGTCTGA